A portion of the Rhinolophus sinicus isolate RSC01 linkage group LG16, ASM3656204v1, whole genome shotgun sequence genome contains these proteins:
- the ANAPC7 gene encoding anaphase-promoting complex subunit 7 — translation MNVIDHVRDMAAAGLHSNVRLLSSLLLTMSNNNPELFSPSQKYQLLVYHADSLFHDKEYRNAVSKYTMALQQKKALSKTSKVRPSTGNSASAPQSQCLPSEIEVKYKMAECYTMLKQDKDAIAILDGIPSRQRTPKINMMLANLYKKAGQERPSVTSYKEVLRQCPLALDAILGLLSLSVKGAEVASMTMNVIQTVPNLDWLSVWIKAYAFVHTGDNSRAINTICSLEKKSLLRDNVDLLGSLADLYFRAGDNKNSVLKFEQAQMLDPYLIKGMDVYGYLLAREGRLEDVENLGCRLFNISDQHAEPWVVSGCHSFYSKRYSRALYLGAKAIQLNSNSVQALLLKGAALRNMGRVQEAIIHFREAIRLAPCRLDCYEGLIECYLASNSIREAMVMANNVYKTLGANAQTLTLLATVCLEDPVTQEKAKTLLDKALNQRPDYIKAVVKKAELLSREQKYEDGIALLRNALANQSDCVLHRILGDFLVAVNEYQEAMDQYSIALSLDPNDQKSLEGMQKMEKEESPTDATQEEDVDDMEGSGEEGDLEGSDSEAAQWADQEQWFGMQ, via the exons ATGAATGTGATAGACCACGTACGAGACATGGCGGCCGCGGGGCTGCACTCCAACGTGCGGCTCCTCAGCAGCTTGTTACTTACAATGAGTAATAACAACCC tgAGTTATTCTCCCCATCTCAGAAGTACCAGCTTTTGGTGTATCATGCAGATTCTCTCTTTCATGATAAGGAATATCGGAATGCTGTGAGTAAGTATACCATGGCTTTACAGCAGAAGAAAGCCCTAAGTAAAACTTCAAAAGTGAGACCTTCAACTGGAAATTCTGCATCTGCTCCACAAAGTCAG TGTCTTCCATCTGAAATTGAAGTGAAATACAAAATGGCTGAATGTTACACAATGCTAAAACAAGATAAAGATGCCATTGCTATACTTGATGGGATCCCTTCAAGACAAAGAACTCCCAAA aTAAACATGATGCTGGCAAATCTGTACAAGAAGGCTGGTCAGGAGCGCCCTTCAGTCACCAGCTATAAGGAAGTGCTGAGGCAGTGCCCACTGGCCCTCGATGCCATTCTAG GTTTGCTGTCCCTATCTGTAAAAGGTGCAGAGGTGGCATCAATGACGATGAATGTGATCCAGACCGTGCCTAACTTGGATTGGCTGTCTGTGTGGATCAAAGCATATGCTTTTGTGCATACTGGTGACAACTCGAGAGCAATCAATACCATCTG TTCACTAGAGAAAAAGTCCTTACTGCGAGATAACGTGGATCTACTGGGAAGCTTAGCAGATCTGTACTTCAGGGCTGGAGACAATAAAAACTCTGTCCTCAAGTTTGAACAGGCACAGATGTTGGATCCTTATCTGATAAAAG GAATGGATGTATATGGCTACCTCCTGGCTCGAGAAGGGCGGCTGGAGGATGTGGAGAATCTTGGCTGTCGCCTTTTCAATATTTCTGATCAGCACGCAGAACCCTGGGTGGTCTCTGG GTGTCACAGCTTCTACAGCAAACGCTACTCTCGGGCCCTCTATTTAGGAGCCAAGGCCATTCAGCTGAACAGTAATAGTGTTCAAGCTTTGCTACTTAAGGGAGCAGCACTTAGGAACATGGGCAGAGTCCAAGAAGCAATAATCCACTTTCGGGAGGCCATACGGCTTGCGCCTTGTCGCTTAGACTGTTATGAAG gtctCATTGAATGTTACTTAGCCTCCAACAGTATTCGTGAAGCAATGGTAATGGCAAACAACGTTTACAAAACTCTGGGAGCAAATGCACAGACCCTTACCCTGTTAGCCACAGTTTGTCTTGAAGACCCAGTGACACAGGAGAAAGCCAAAACTTTATTAGATAAAGCCCTGAACCAAAGGCCGGATTACATTAAGGCTGTCGTGAAAAAAGCAGAACTACTTA GCAGAGAACAGAAATACGAAGATGGAATTGCTTTGCTGCGGAACGCTCTAGCTAATCAGAGTGACTGTGTCCTGCATCGGATCCTAGGAGATTTCCTTGTAGCTGTCAATGAGTATCAGGAAGCAATGGACCAGTATAGTATAGCACTAAG TTTGGACCCCAATGACCAGAAGTCTCTAGAGGGGATGCagaagatggagaaggaggagagtcCCACGGATGCCACTCAGGAGGAGGATGTGGACGACatggaagggagtggggaagaaGGGGACCTGGAGGGCAGCGACAGTGAGGCGGCCCAGTGGGCTGACCAGGAGCAGTGGTTCGGCATGCAGTGA